One window from the genome of Mauremys mutica isolate MM-2020 ecotype Southern chromosome 4, ASM2049712v1, whole genome shotgun sequence encodes:
- the LOC123368044 gene encoding olfactory receptor 1052-like isoform X2, whose product MILVIQINPQLHTPMYFFLSNLSFLDACYSSTIAPNMLVNFLVERKAISYSGCIIQYGFFAIFATTEIFLLAAMAYDRYVAICNPLLYTVTMTKKVCLMLVIGSYFWGFVNSLIHTSGLLRLSFCDSNIINHFFCDLTPLLKLSCSNIHMNVMLVFVFGSLFEISTFLIIIVSYILIIVAVLRIRSAEGRRKAFSTCASHLTAVAIFHGTILFMYFRPSSSYSLDTDKMASVFYTVVIPMLNPLIYSLRNKEVKCAVRKMIERKMFTP is encoded by the coding sequence ATGATCTTGGTCATTCAGATCAACCCCCAACTCCACactcccatgtacttcttcctcagCAACTTGTCCTTCTTAGATGCCTGCTATTCCTCCACCATTGCTCCCAATATGCTGGTCAATTTCTTAGTGGAGCGCAAAGCCATTTCTTATAGCGGGTGTATTATCCAATATGGCTTTTTTGCCAtatttgccaccactgagatTTTCCTCCTAGCCGCTATGGCATatgatcgctatgtggccatctgtaacccactaCTCTACACAGTCACTATGACCAAGAAGGTCTGCCTGATGCTGGTCATTGGGTCGTATTTCTGGGGCTTTGTGAACTCTTTGATACACACAAGTGGGTTGTTGAGATTATCCTTTTGTGACTCCAATATCATTAATCACTTTTTCTGCGATCTCACCCCTCTCCTGAAACTCTCCTGCAGCAACATCCATATGAATGTGATGCTGGTTTTCGTCTTTGGCAGTTTGTTTGAAATAAGCACTTTTCTGATCATCATTGTCTCATACATTCTCATCATCGTAGCCGTGCTGAGGATCCGCTCTGCCGAGGGCAGgcgcaaagccttctccacctgtgcCTCCCATCTGACAGCTGTCGCCATATTCCACGGGACGATTCTCTTCATGTATTTCCGACCCAGTTCCAGCTACTCGCTGGATACAGATAAAATGGCCTCAGTGTTCTACACAGTGGTGATCCCCATGTTGAACCCcctgatctacagcctgagaaacaaggaggTGAAATGTGCTGTAAGGAAAATGATAGAGAGAAAAATGTTTACTCCGTGA
- the LOC123368044 gene encoding olfactory receptor 1052-like isoform X1 — protein sequence MLQRKAKNPRPMAGNNDTTVTRFILIGLTDRPELQVPLFVVFSLIYFITLLGNLGMILVIQINPQLHTPMYFFLSNLSFLDACYSSTIAPNMLVNFLVERKAISYSGCIIQYGFFAIFATTEIFLLAAMAYDRYVAICNPLLYTVTMTKKVCLMLVIGSYFWGFVNSLIHTSGLLRLSFCDSNIINHFFCDLTPLLKLSCSNIHMNVMLVFVFGSLFEISTFLIIIVSYILIIVAVLRIRSAEGRRKAFSTCASHLTAVAIFHGTILFMYFRPSSSYSLDTDKMASVFYTVVIPMLNPLIYSLRNKEVKCAVRKMIERKMFTP from the coding sequence ccaatggctggaaacaATGACACAACGGTGACTAGGTTCATTCTCATCGGATTAACAGATCGTCCAGAGCTTCAGGTCCCGCTTTTTGTAGTGTTTTCACTAATCTATTTTATCACCCTGCTGGGGAATTTAGGGATGATCTTGGTCATTCAGATCAACCCCCAACTCCACactcccatgtacttcttcctcagCAACTTGTCCTTCTTAGATGCCTGCTATTCCTCCACCATTGCTCCCAATATGCTGGTCAATTTCTTAGTGGAGCGCAAAGCCATTTCTTATAGCGGGTGTATTATCCAATATGGCTTTTTTGCCAtatttgccaccactgagatTTTCCTCCTAGCCGCTATGGCATatgatcgctatgtggccatctgtaacccactaCTCTACACAGTCACTATGACCAAGAAGGTCTGCCTGATGCTGGTCATTGGGTCGTATTTCTGGGGCTTTGTGAACTCTTTGATACACACAAGTGGGTTGTTGAGATTATCCTTTTGTGACTCCAATATCATTAATCACTTTTTCTGCGATCTCACCCCTCTCCTGAAACTCTCCTGCAGCAACATCCATATGAATGTGATGCTGGTTTTCGTCTTTGGCAGTTTGTTTGAAATAAGCACTTTTCTGATCATCATTGTCTCATACATTCTCATCATCGTAGCCGTGCTGAGGATCCGCTCTGCCGAGGGCAGgcgcaaagccttctccacctgtgcCTCCCATCTGACAGCTGTCGCCATATTCCACGGGACGATTCTCTTCATGTATTTCCGACCCAGTTCCAGCTACTCGCTGGATACAGATAAAATGGCCTCAGTGTTCTACACAGTGGTGATCCCCATGTTGAACCCcctgatctacagcctgagaaacaaggaggTGAAATGTGCTGTAAGGAAAATGATAGAGAGAAAAATGTTTACTCCGTGA